CGATCGCCTTCAAGGGATGTGTCAGGAAGGGATGTATCAATCGATAGGCTGGGGTCTATCATAGGTGCGGTAGAAACGGCGAGTAGCGCAATGGCTTATACGATAGACAGGAATAGTAGAGACCGCAAGGATGCGATCGCGGTTTTTTGAGAGTTGACCTTCTGACCCTAGCAGAAATGCTTAGGTGTATACGTCACTGACGTCCCAGAATCTGGAAAGCCAAAAAAAAGACTGAGATGTACTCAGTCCTGTTTAGCCATAGCGTTAGACATCGGTGCGGGTCACATGCCTTAGTCCAAGAGCTGAGGGGTATCCCTACGCTGTGGAACGTTCATCCATGGGGCTTAGCGTAGGGATGGTTTAGCTCTGTAGGTCAGGCAGCGATCGCTAGAATGCGTACTGCATCCGTAGGTTTCCAACCCAGATGGTTGGATTGGAGTCAAAGTTGTTGGGATTGTTGATCACATAAAGGGTGGGCGCTAGGGAAATATTGTTGCCCAGGGGATAGAAGTAGGTCGCTTCAAATTCGTACTGAATTCCCCCATCACCGCCGCCCGAGGCTAGAAACTCCCGTCCATCTAAGATGGAAAAGGGAATCAAGTAGGACAGGGTGAGTAGAGCCCCATCTTTCCCAAGGTCGGGAAAGGCCAACCCTGCTTGGAACGACTGAGCGTCAATGCTGCCGTCGCTGCGACCAGCTTGGAGGGGATCAACGTACAGAGAGCCATAACTATAGCGGCTGAAGATCCCAAATCGATCGGTGATGCCCCAGTCAAAGTTGACGCTGTAGGTGTCTGCTGAGGCATTGTCGATGGAGCCACCAAAGCCGTCATCTGCTACGCCATAGATCGGTTCGCTGACGGCACCCCCTACGCCAAAGCCCGTGATATTGCCGTTCTCGTCCCGAATCGCCGCATTGGCTAGCAGGTAGGAGCGAGTGTAGGTAAACCGGATATTGGCGCGGCTGCTCGGCGAGTA
The nucleotide sequence above comes from Candidatus Obscuribacterales bacterium. Encoded proteins:
- a CDS encoding carbohydrate porin, which gives rise to YSPSSRANIRFTYTRSYLLANAAIRDENGNITGFGVGGAVSEPIYGVADDGFGGSIDNASADTYSVNFDWGITDRFGIFSRYSYGSLYVDPLQAGRSDGSIDAQSFQAGLAFPDLGKDGALLTLSYLIPFSILDGREFLASGGGDGGIQYEFEATYFYPLGNNISLAPTLYVINNPNNFDSNPTIWVGNLRMQYAF